Genomic DNA from uncultured Pseudodesulfovibrio sp.:
CGAAACTTGCAACTTCCGCATCCTTCGCTATGGTGGGGCCCTGAATATTCGAGCTACTTACACGGGGGCCGATTCCGGCGCGTGGGTACCTCATTTGAAGGTCCTTCTTCCCTTTGCCTATGGCCGTTGGTATCATGTTGCGTATACCAAGAGCCCGAATAGACACGCCTTATACGCGAATGGCCAGCTTTTGGATTACGCCGAGGACCCTGAAAACGCCCAGACCAACAGCTCTCCTATTATCGTAGGCAAATATGCCGTAGAGACAGACTTCGACGAACTTCGCATCTATGACCAAGCCTGGACCGCCAACCAAATTGCCGGCTATTATCATCGTTACGTCACCGCGTTCTTTTCAAACTTTGAAGAAGACTGGGGGGTTGATGCATTCGGAAGAGACTGGGAGTGGGGGCCTTATGCTTGGACAGGAGTCAACTGCACCGGCTCCTCGTCTCCCCCGGCGGAACCTCATTCCGGCTCGCGCATGTGGGGCACCATCCTCAACGGCTGCTACAAAAATTGGGGAAACAACAGCGGGTACGCCGAATGTAAAAACGACTCGCAGGCGGACGACAGCAGGCTTAGGTTTCGCGTCGATCTACGCGGCATGTCCACGGCCACATTGACGTGGTGGGAATGGTTCGACGTGCATCAACC
This window encodes:
- a CDS encoding LamG domain-containing protein; this translates as MKSATRLFMALSAVLVFLAINPPAFSALVSEWKFDGDGSNEVPMRPSAVPQGDAVFYAEGGVEGGFAHIPKSSDHIRIPDSSSFHLPVSFTVMFWFRQYNDQAFYGDFVSKGDLTPGSETCNFRILRYGGALNIRATYTGADSGAWVPHLKVLLPFAYGRWYHVAYTKSPNRHALYANGQLLDYAEDPENAQTNSSPIIVGKYAVETDFDELRIYDQAWTANQIAGYYHRYVTAFFSNFEEDWGVDAFGRDWEWGPYAWTGVNCTGSSSPPAEPHSGSRMWGTILNGCYKNWGNNSGYAECKNDSQADDSRLRFRVDLRGMSTATLTWWEWFDVHQPYDWAEVYVDGNVVHQYCSPNYHAPDSWRFQSVDLTPYVGGWVVITFHMMASTVIERGGWWIDDLLVIGKSALSGVLPSIFILLD